The Fusobacterium necrophorum subsp. necrophorum genome includes the window GAAGGATATTTATACCATCAACATGAATTGGAAGAGGAATATATCAGAAGAGCGGAGCCGGAATATTTTGTTTAACTGGTAAAAATTGGAGGAAAATATGGAAATTGTTGTAGTGATTCTTGCTATTCTTGTATTTCAAATATGGAAAATAATAAAGGATAAAAAAATACTAAAAGGAGTAGAGAAAATGAAAGATGGAAACAAAGGAGCGGAGATGATGAAAAATGTCAGTGTAGGAAAATCTATCATGGGAATTTTTGGAATTTTAGTGCTTGTGTTTTTCTTGGGGATTGGGTTTTCAAACTGTTATACAGTAAATACCGGAGAAGTTGCTATTGTTTCCACTTGGGGAAAAATTAGCCGGATTGATGAAGAAGGACTGCATTTTAAAATTCCTTTTGTTCAATCAAAAACTTTTTTAGAAACGAGAGAAAAGTCTTACATTTTTGCAAAAACGGAAGAGTCGAATACCACATTGGAAGTTTCCACGAAAGATATTCAATCCATTTTTATTGAATTTACAGTACAGGCAAGTATTTCCGATCCCGAAAAGTTATATCGAGCTTTTAACGGAAAGCACGAGAGTCGATTTATTCGACCCAGGGTACAAGAAGTGGTACAGGCAGCAATTTCAAAATATACCATTGAAGAGTTTGTAACAAAACGAACTGAAATTTCACGATTAATTTTTGAAGATTTAAAAGATGATTTTGCAACCTATGGTTTGAATGTATCAAATATTTCCATTATGAATCATGATTTCAGTGATGAGTATGAAAAGGCGATTGAAGCGAAAAAGGTTGCAGAGCAGGCAGTGGAAAAAGCAAGAGCGGAACAGGCAAAATTATTGGTAGAACAGGAAAATCGTGTCAAGGTAGCCGAGTTGGAACTAAGAGAAAGAGAAATTCGAGCAAAAGCCAACGCAGTGGAATCTCAATCTTTGAGTCCTCAATTATTAAGAAAAATGGCCATTGAAAAGTGGGATGGTCATCTTCCGAAAGTACAGGGAAATAATAGCTCCACTTTAATTTCTTTAGAAGAAAAATAAAAAGATTTTTCAGATATTTCTTGAAAAAAAATAATAAATATGTTATTCTATATGTACATGGAAAAGGGAGTAGTTTCAAATATAGTATCAACAATCCCGATGTGAATACATCTGGTACTATAGCCTGTTAGGTAACAAGACTTTTGATGTAAAGCGGAGCTTTATATCAAGAGTCTTTTTTATTAAAAGATATGGAGGAGAATATGGCGAATATAAAAGGATTGACCACGAAACAAGCGAAACAATTACAGGAACAATATGGAAAAAATGTATTGTCGGAAGAGGAAAAGGAAAGTATATTTTTTGTATTTTTGAGACAATTTAAAGATGCTTTGGTTATGATTTTAATTGCGGCATCGATTGTATCAGCCGTCTCTGGAAATATAGAAAGTACTTTTGTTATTATTTTAGTGTTGATTGTGAATGCTGTGATTGGAACGGTACAACATGTAAAAGCTCAAAAATCTATGGATAGTCTACGAAAATTATCTGCACCGAAATCCAAAGTGATGAGAGATGGAAATAAAATAGAGATTGATGCCTTTGATTTAGTTCCGGGAGATCTGGTTTTTGTGGAAGCGGGAGATATTATTCCTGCAGATGCAAGCGTTTTGGAATCTTATTCTCTTCTGGTCAACGAAAATTCTTTGACAGGGGAGTCAAATTCTGTGGAAAAGAGTCCGAGTAATCGGGATATGTCAGATTTGCCTTTGGGAGACAGAACGAATGTAGTATATTCCGGAAGTTTGGTAAATTATGGAAGAGCTGTGATTCAAATTACAAAGATCGGAATGGAAACGGAAATCGGAAATATTGCAAAATTATTGGGAGAAACAAAAGAAAAAATGACTCCCTTACAAAAAGCTTTGGATAGTTTCGGAAAGAATTTAACCATTGTGATTTTAGTCTTATGTAGCTTAATTTTCGGAATTTATGTATATCACGGGAATTCTATGATGGAATCACTGCTATTTGCCATTGCTTTAGCAGTAGCTGCCATTCCGGAGGGATTGAATCCGATTATTACCATAGTATTGTCTTTAGAAACTCAAAAATTGGCAAAGCAAAATGCTATTGTCAAAGAATTGAAATCTGTGGAATCATTGGGAGCCATTTCGATTATTTGCTCTGATAAAACAGGGACTTTAACACAAAACAAAATGACAGTAAAAAAATTATATTTGGATGCTAAAGTTTTAGAAGAGACAGCTTTACAAACAGAAAATGCCAGTCATAAAATGCTTTTGGAAGAATGTATTCTTTGTTCAGACGCAACTGAAACGGTCGGGGATCCTACAGAAATCGCTTTGGTGGTATTGGCAGAAAATTATGGGCATGACGCACAGGTATTAAAAAATGAGCATCCGAGACTGGCTGAAATTCCATTTGATTCCGAACGGAAATTGATGAGTACGGTATATGCCAAAGAGGATAGATATATCATGTACACAAAAGGAGCTTTGGACAGTTTACTTCCCAGAGTGATAAAAATCGATATGGATGGAGAAGTACGAGATATTACGGAAGCGGACATTGAAAGAATTAAATTGGTCAATGAAAAATTTGCGGAAGACGGAATGAGGGTTTTAAGTTTTGGATATCGATATGTGAAGTCGAAAGATATTACCTTATTTGATGAAGAAAAATATGTATTTTTAGGGCTTGTGGGAATGATAGATCCTCCAAGACAGGAATCCGTTCAGGCAGTGGCGGAATGTCGAAGGGCCGGAATCAAACCTATTATGATCACAGGAGATCATAAAATTACCGCAAGAACCATTGCAAGAGAAATTGGTATTTTTGAAGAGGGAGATTCCGTGTTGGAAGGAATCGATGTGGAAAAGCTTTCTCAGGAAGAGTTGATTGAAACGGTTCCGAAAATTTCCGTCTATGCAAGAGTATCTCCGGAACACAAAATTCGAATTGTTTCCGCTTGGCAAAGTTTAGGAAAAATTTGTGCCATGACGGGAGACGGGGTAAATGATGCTCCGGCTTTAAAAAGAGCGGATATTGGAATTGCTATGGGAATTACAGGAACGGAAGTTTCTAAGAATGCGGCTTCTTTAATTTTGGCGGATGACAATTTCTCTACGATAGTCAGAGCAATTACCA containing:
- a CDS encoding prohibitin family protein codes for the protein MGIFGILVLVFFLGIGFSNCYTVNTGEVAIVSTWGKISRIDEEGLHFKIPFVQSKTFLETREKSYIFAKTEESNTTLEVSTKDIQSIFIEFTVQASISDPEKLYRAFNGKHESRFIRPRVQEVVQAAISKYTIEEFVTKRTEISRLIFEDLKDDFATYGLNVSNISIMNHDFSDEYEKAIEAKKVAEQAVEKARAEQAKLLVEQENRVKVAELELREREIRAKANAVESQSLSPQLLRKMAIEKWDGHLPKVQGNNSSTLISLEEK
- a CDS encoding cation-translocating P-type ATPase gives rise to the protein MANIKGLTTKQAKQLQEQYGKNVLSEEEKESIFFVFLRQFKDALVMILIAASIVSAVSGNIESTFVIILVLIVNAVIGTVQHVKAQKSMDSLRKLSAPKSKVMRDGNKIEIDAFDLVPGDLVFVEAGDIIPADASVLESYSLLVNENSLTGESNSVEKSPSNRDMSDLPLGDRTNVVYSGSLVNYGRAVIQITKIGMETEIGNIAKLLGETKEKMTPLQKALDSFGKNLTIVILVLCSLIFGIYVYHGNSMMESLLFAIALAVAAIPEGLNPIITIVLSLETQKLAKQNAIVKELKSVESLGAISIICSDKTGTLTQNKMTVKKLYLDAKVLEETALQTENASHKMLLEECILCSDATETVGDPTEIALVVLAENYGHDAQVLKNEHPRLAEIPFDSERKLMSTVYAKEDRYIMYTKGALDSLLPRVIKIDMDGEVRDITEADIERIKLVNEKFAEDGMRVLSFGYRYVKSKDITLFDEEKYVFLGLVGMIDPPRQESVQAVAECRRAGIKPIMITGDHKITARTIAREIGIFEEGDSVLEGIDVEKLSQEELIETVPKISVYARVSPEHKIRIVSAWQSLGKICAMTGDGVNDAPALKRADIGIAMGITGTEVSKNAASLILADDNFSTIVRAITIGRNIYRNIKNSIGFLLSGNMAAILAVVYASFANLPVIFSAVQLLFINLLTDSLPAIAVGVEPGNEDVLDEKPRDPKEGILTRDFLERISLEGILITVFILIAFHIGLAGGNALKGSTMAFSVLCLARLFHGFNYRGKRNIFAIGFMKNKMAIAAFLIGFLLLNGVLFTTALHKTFGITALSLEQYFMIYTLAFIPTVILQIVKWITYR